One Thalassotalea hakodatensis DNA segment encodes these proteins:
- a CDS encoding chemotaxis protein CheA, producing MSVDLSQFIPNFLAESFEGLELMESSLLNLEQDDDETINAIFRAAHSIKGGAGTFGFDHVTEFTHLVETLLDEMRNGQRAIKQDDVELLLVSVDCMKMLIEAIRDESDYDKDKIDETYQLLLVALNGKEPDLLEIPSKSTDTTTTSKDGMLEWKITFIPEHHLVQTGNDPLLLFNALAELGELTVEANSSNLPSILDADPQELYLSWNLTLRSENATEELIREVFEWVEDECELTITQNKPIECEGHSTGTAENNPSTQPVEATKESIAIDTVTENAQLEKPVVKAAAKPATKSKVDVGSIRVGVDKVDSLINLVGELVITQSMLSELGTDFDISKVERLTSGLEQLLQNTKELQESVMRIRMLPISFAFNRFPRLIHDLGNKTGKDIELVLKGEQTELDKTVMEQISDPLVHLVRNAVDHGIEPANVRVANGKTAKGTITLNAYHQGGSIVIEIKDDGGGINRDAVYNKAVEKGIVDAGASLTDNQVFELIFEAGFSTAQEISDISGRGVGMDVVKKNIQALGGRIQIDSTPGEGSTFKVNLPLTLAILDGQLVKVGSETYIVPLITIVESLQTKAELINRVSGDMVLYRLREDNVPIIPIYELFGIESDAKANTLEEALLVVVEADGQKVGLLVDDLLAQQQVVIKSLDENYQQVEGISGATILGDGSVAMILDIPGLIELAMQNANQRLSSKLQSIGTEGAMI from the coding sequence ATGAGCGTAGATCTTTCTCAGTTTATCCCTAATTTTTTAGCTGAAAGTTTCGAAGGGCTTGAGTTAATGGAATCAAGTTTATTGAATCTAGAGCAAGATGATGACGAAACAATCAATGCAATTTTTAGAGCTGCCCACTCAATAAAAGGGGGGGCGGGTACATTCGGTTTTGATCACGTAACTGAATTTACTCATTTAGTTGAAACATTGTTAGATGAAATGAGAAATGGTCAACGAGCAATAAAGCAGGATGATGTTGAATTGCTGCTGGTATCTGTTGATTGTATGAAAATGTTGATCGAAGCAATCCGTGATGAGAGTGATTACGACAAAGATAAGATCGATGAAACCTATCAACTCTTGCTTGTGGCGTTAAACGGCAAAGAGCCAGATTTACTTGAAATACCGAGTAAAAGCACGGATACAACAACTACAAGCAAAGATGGTATGTTGGAATGGAAAATAACCTTTATTCCTGAGCATCACCTAGTTCAAACAGGCAATGATCCTTTATTACTGTTTAACGCGTTAGCGGAACTCGGTGAGTTGACAGTAGAAGCCAACAGCAGCAATTTACCTTCGATATTAGATGCAGATCCACAAGAGCTTTACCTTAGCTGGAACTTAACGTTGAGATCAGAAAATGCAACGGAAGAACTTATAAGAGAAGTATTTGAATGGGTTGAAGATGAATGTGAACTGACAATCACGCAGAATAAGCCAATTGAATGTGAAGGCCACTCAACAGGTACGGCAGAAAATAATCCCTCAACCCAACCTGTTGAAGCTACTAAAGAAAGTATTGCAATAGATACTGTTACAGAAAATGCTCAACTAGAAAAGCCAGTTGTAAAAGCGGCAGCTAAACCAGCTACTAAAAGTAAGGTTGATGTTGGCTCAATTCGTGTTGGCGTTGATAAGGTTGATAGCTTAATCAATCTTGTTGGCGAATTGGTGATCACGCAGTCTATGCTATCAGAGTTAGGTACTGATTTTGATATTTCGAAAGTTGAACGATTAACCTCCGGATTAGAACAATTATTGCAAAATACCAAAGAACTGCAAGAAAGTGTGATGCGTATCCGAATGTTGCCTATTAGCTTCGCCTTTAACCGTTTTCCAAGACTCATTCACGATCTCGGTAATAAAACAGGTAAAGATATTGAGTTAGTGCTAAAAGGCGAGCAAACCGAACTCGATAAAACAGTGATGGAGCAAATTAGCGATCCGTTAGTTCATCTTGTTCGAAATGCAGTCGATCATGGTATAGAGCCTGCCAATGTTAGAGTGGCTAATGGAAAGACAGCAAAAGGCACAATTACTCTCAATGCATATCACCAAGGCGGGAGTATTGTTATTGAAATTAAGGATGACGGTGGCGGTATTAATAGAGATGCAGTTTATAATAAAGCCGTTGAAAAAGGTATTGTTGATGCTGGCGCTTCACTTACTGATAACCAAGTATTTGAATTGATTTTTGAAGCAGGCTTTTCTACTGCTCAAGAAATTAGTGATATTTCTGGGCGCGGTGTAGGCATGGATGTTGTTAAAAAGAATATTCAAGCATTAGGTGGACGAATTCAAATTGATTCTACACCAGGAGAAGGTTCAACGTTTAAAGTCAATTTACCCTTAACATTAGCAATTCTTGATGGTCAACTCGTCAAAGTAGGCTCTGAAACCTACATTGTACCGCTAATTACCATTGTAGAATCATTACAAACGAAAGCGGAATTAATCAACCGTGTTTCTGGTGATATGGTGCTTTATCGCTTACGAGAAGACAATGTTCCTATCATTCCTATTTATGAACTTTTTGGTATTGAAAGCGACGCAAAAGCGAACACTTTGGAAGAAGCGTTACTCGTTGTTGTAGAAGCTGATGGTCAAAAAGTCGGTTTACTTGTCGACGATTTACTTGCGCAGCAGCAAGTGGTTATAAAAAGTTTAGATGAAAACTACCAACAAGTTGAAGGAATATCTGGCGCAACAATTTTAGGTGATGGCTCTGTTGCGATGATTTTAGATATTCCAGGGTTGATTGAATTAGCAATGCAAAATGCCAATCAACGTCTTTCATCTAAACTGCAAAGTATAGGTACTGAAGGAGCTATGATCTAA
- a CDS encoding response regulator translates to MPKILVVDDSNSIRDMVSFTLKSAGYDTVEAKDGQEGLTRAQAGSFDLVISDVNMPIMDGITLCQELRKLAPFKFTPILMLTTESSGDMKMRGKAAGATGWLVKPFNPEKLLATIKRVVR, encoded by the coding sequence ATGCCAAAAATCCTAGTTGTAGATGACTCTAACTCTATACGCGATATGGTTAGCTTTACTCTGAAAAGTGCGGGCTATGACACCGTAGAAGCTAAAGACGGTCAAGAAGGATTAACACGCGCTCAAGCGGGTAGTTTCGATTTAGTGATTTCAGATGTCAATATGCCGATTATGGATGGTATTACCTTATGTCAGGAGTTACGAAAATTAGCCCCATTTAAGTTCACGCCAATTCTTATGTTAACGACTGAAAGTTCCGGTGACATGAAAATGCGTGGTAAAGCTGCAGGCGCAACGGGATGGCTAGTAAAGCCGTTCAATCCTGAAAAGTTATTAGCGACAATTAAACGCGTAGTTAGGTAA
- a CDS encoding STAS domain-containing protein: MFTLPNDLTIAQVEACREQYLAYIEAHDDIELDDSDVNRIDTVGVQLLLAMVLHSVALKKSLTWQNKSSVVNSSVKQLGIHDPSLLHNLD; encoded by the coding sequence GTGTTTACATTACCTAATGATTTAACAATCGCTCAAGTAGAAGCATGTAGAGAGCAATATTTAGCATATATTGAAGCGCATGACGACATAGAGCTTGACGATAGTGACGTTAACCGAATCGATACTGTTGGCGTTCAACTATTGCTTGCGATGGTTCTTCATAGTGTAGCGTTAAAGAAGTCTCTTACCTGGCAAAACAAATCCTCTGTTGTAAACTCTAGCGTTAAACAGCTTGGAATTCATGATCCCTCATTACTTCATAATCTTGATTAA
- a CDS encoding M24 family metallopeptidase translates to MTIGIGGSTAEIELEKLKSLAPTMPGISIEEYQARINKATELMSANNIDAVYLNAGTNLHYFTGTKWYASERLVGALLTKNGAVTYIAPHFEIDTLRQHMVIEGDVQGWHEHESPFQCCIDTLSDIAPHCQTLAIDESTAFFIANGIQKVAKNLELIDAKPVTAGCRMQKSDHEIAILQTAMNMTLEVHKAVAKILRVGISTQEVEAFIDQAHRAVGATNGSYFCIVLFGQDSSYPHGVKTPKNLEHNDMVLIDTGYQLHGYNSDITRSYVFGEATDKQRKMWQVEKDAQIAAFNAAQIGKPCGVVDIAARDFLTSQGLGPDYQTPGCPHRTGHGIGLDIHEWPYLVRSEQTPLARGMCFSNEPMLVFPQEFGIRLEDHFYMTEQGARWFTEPAYSINNPFGYPQNEE, encoded by the coding sequence ATGACAATTGGAATTGGCGGCTCAACAGCCGAAATTGAATTAGAAAAGCTTAAAAGCCTTGCGCCTACTATGCCAGGTATTTCCATTGAAGAGTACCAAGCACGAATAAATAAAGCGACTGAACTAATGTCAGCTAACAATATTGACGCTGTTTACTTAAACGCTGGAACAAATCTCCACTATTTCACAGGTACGAAATGGTATGCGAGCGAACGCTTAGTTGGTGCCCTTTTAACTAAAAATGGAGCTGTAACTTACATAGCACCCCATTTTGAAATTGATACATTACGCCAACACATGGTGATTGAAGGCGACGTTCAAGGATGGCATGAACATGAAAGCCCTTTTCAATGTTGTATAGACACGCTTAGTGATATAGCGCCTCATTGCCAAACATTAGCCATTGACGAATCTACCGCTTTTTTTATCGCAAATGGTATTCAAAAGGTTGCCAAAAACCTTGAACTTATTGATGCAAAACCAGTTACCGCTGGTTGCCGCATGCAAAAATCTGATCATGAAATAGCAATTTTACAAACAGCAATGAACATGACATTAGAAGTGCATAAAGCTGTTGCAAAAATTCTTCGTGTTGGTATTTCAACACAAGAAGTAGAAGCATTTATTGATCAAGCTCATCGAGCCGTTGGCGCAACGAACGGCTCTTATTTTTGTATCGTGTTATTTGGACAAGACTCTTCTTACCCTCATGGCGTTAAAACCCCTAAAAACCTTGAACACAATGATATGGTATTGATTGATACTGGTTATCAGCTTCACGGCTATAATTCCGATATCACAAGATCTTATGTGTTTGGTGAAGCAACTGACAAGCAACGAAAAATGTGGCAAGTAGAAAAGGATGCTCAGATTGCAGCCTTTAATGCCGCGCAGATCGGTAAGCCTTGCGGTGTTGTTGATATAGCTGCTCGTGACTTCCTTACAAGCCAAGGTTTAGGTCCTGATTATCAAACACCCGGTTGTCCTCATCGTACAGGTCACGGTATTGGTTTGGATATTCATGAATGGCCTTATTTAGTTCGAAGTGAACAAACACCACTAGCCCGTGGTATGTGTTTTTCTAATGAACCTATGTTGGTGTTTCCACAAGAGTTTGGCATTCGTTTAGAAGATCACTTTTACATGACAGAGCAAGGGGCTAGATGGTTTACAGAACCTGCATACAGTATAAATAACCCATTTGGATATCCACAAAACGAAGAATAA
- a CDS encoding septation protein A — protein sequence MHAFLEYLPLIVFFIVWKIAGIYWATGALIIASAIHLLSFVIRKQPIPKRQWIFFGLIAIFGGLTIFFQNDQFLKWKVTIINGLFASVLIISDTFFGKNLIKQLMGESLALPENIWKKLNLSWAIFFALCAILNLYIAYNYSQEFWVNFKVFGLMGMTFVFAISTIFAIYKYLPQEESESPKDPK from the coding sequence ATGCACGCATTTTTAGAATACCTTCCTCTTATTGTTTTCTTTATTGTTTGGAAAATAGCCGGCATTTATTGGGCAACAGGTGCGTTAATTATCGCCTCAGCCATTCATCTTTTATCGTTTGTTATTCGAAAACAACCAATCCCTAAAAGACAATGGATTTTCTTCGGGCTTATCGCTATTTTTGGTGGCCTAACGATTTTTTTCCAAAACGACCAATTTCTAAAATGGAAGGTAACAATCATTAATGGCTTATTTGCCAGTGTACTCATTATCAGTGATACCTTTTTTGGTAAAAACTTGATCAAACAACTCATGGGTGAGTCTTTAGCACTTCCTGAAAATATTTGGAAAAAATTAAACCTCTCTTGGGCAATATTTTTTGCTCTTTGTGCGATACTAAACTTATATATCGCGTATAATTATTCTCAAGAATTTTGGGTGAATTTTAAAGTATTTGGTTTAATGGGCATGACGTTTGTTTTTGCCATATCAACCATTTTTGCTATTTATAAATATTTACCTCAAGAAGAATCAGAATCCCCAAAAGATCCAAAATAA
- a CDS encoding YciI family protein — translation MYYLIYSEDIENSLALRMTVRDKHLARLSLLQEQGRLLVAGPCPAIDSENPGDAGFTGSLIIAAFDSLEAAQTWANDDPYIDAGVYKNVTVKPYKKVLPA, via the coding sequence ATGTATTATTTGATCTATAGTGAAGATATAGAAAACAGCTTAGCATTAAGAATGACCGTTCGAGATAAACATTTAGCGCGATTATCTTTGCTACAAGAACAAGGCCGATTATTAGTCGCAGGTCCTTGCCCTGCGATTGATAGTGAAAACCCAGGAGACGCTGGTTTTACTGGTTCATTAATCATTGCTGCCTTTGATAGCCTTGAAGCTGCACAAACATGGGCAAATGACGACCCTTACATTGATGCTGGCGTGTATAAAAATGTTACCGTTAAACCTTACAAAAAGGTATTACCTGCGTAA
- a CDS encoding lysozyme inhibitor LprI family protein, which produces MKLIRKYTHYSLLCIASIISYQASAVNEKTIEVCEQNYNKVDELSMCFDSVKENVDKEMQTWINNQTFVLEEFSIVTGRRAALNMFKRSQRNFITYRENNCRWQYLHISPDKKAASAYKKCYILLTQSRIKELSRLN; this is translated from the coding sequence ATGAAGCTAATACGTAAATATACACATTATTCACTGCTATGCATTGCAAGCATCATCAGTTATCAAGCAAGTGCCGTGAATGAAAAAACAATTGAAGTTTGTGAGCAAAACTATAACAAGGTTGACGAGCTTTCAATGTGTTTTGACAGCGTAAAAGAAAACGTAGATAAAGAAATGCAAACGTGGATTAATAACCAAACATTTGTATTGGAAGAGTTTTCTATCGTTACTGGTCGAAGAGCAGCATTAAATATGTTTAAGCGTTCACAACGTAACTTTATTACTTACCGCGAGAATAACTGTCGATGGCAGTATTTACATATTTCACCAGACAAAAAAGCGGCTTCTGCCTACAAAAAGTGCTATATCTTGTTAACGCAAAGCCGTATTAAAGAACTTAGTCGTCTTAACTAA
- a CDS encoding YchJ family protein, with translation MMLCLCGSKQNENACCKPIVEGSRVANFPEQLMRSRYYSYAVKNVDYLCNTYTSPQKVASLKADISAWCQQTQWLKLVIHDAENISREEFMQRAFNAQSSPLPTVTFSAFFIVDNVYCQISEKSHFTVEDNQWRYESGDVIEQIEIAKLTRNSPCPCESGKKYKRCCMG, from the coding sequence ATGATGCTTTGTCTTTGTGGCAGTAAACAAAACGAAAACGCGTGTTGTAAGCCTATCGTTGAAGGCAGTCGAGTCGCAAACTTCCCAGAACAGCTAATGCGTTCTAGATATTACAGTTATGCTGTGAAAAATGTTGACTACTTATGTAATACATATACTTCACCTCAAAAGGTGGCAAGTTTGAAGGCTGATATTTCAGCATGGTGCCAACAAACTCAATGGTTAAAGCTCGTGATACATGATGCTGAAAACATTTCACGAGAAGAGTTCATGCAACGAGCGTTTAACGCTCAGTCCTCGCCTTTACCAACAGTGACCTTTTCTGCATTTTTTATCGTTGATAATGTATATTGCCAGATATCTGAGAAGTCACACTTTACTGTTGAAGATAACCAATGGCGATATGAATCAGGCGACGTTATAGAGCAAATTGAGATTGCAAAATTAACACGAAACTCTCCATGCCCCTGTGAAAGTGGTAAAAAATACAAACGCTGCTGCATGGGTTAA
- a CDS encoding aminotransferase-like domain-containing protein: MHKYKVLAKMLTRQINQHQWLNGEKLPSIRELSSKYGYSINTVVHALRELEAQSIVEASFKRGYFVKNKVAQHQQTMTLSHDLALVKVNLPVLFYDVMATGAAFDILPKSEQISADNAIVALNRTINRVTRNQPNDFAMYYDQPLGEPMLRQQLSLRYRHRGASITEEQFCITSGCQHALFLSLLCTTKPGDNVAVESPAFYGVLQALEQLNLNIIEIPSCSETGLKVDALEEALMKWQVKVCVVTPNFATPTGACMPIKHQLKLLALANEYHFTIIEDDIYGDMSFSHLRSPLKALDENNHVILCGSMSKALSKDLRIGWVVGGQFQSQLVRLKLATSLATSRAQQQGLAIFMSDGGYRRHLQKLMVNLAHQKQQLISAINKHLPSSVLYTNPEGGNSLWVALPETVDSHQLYLKAKAFGITLTPGQLFSVSEHYPHYLRMSFNHSMTSKRLVALKTLGALITEVESQS; this comes from the coding sequence ATGCATAAATATAAAGTATTAGCAAAGATGCTAACGCGACAAATTAACCAACATCAATGGTTAAATGGTGAAAAATTACCGTCGATCCGGGAACTGTCTTCAAAGTATGGGTATTCGATAAATACCGTCGTGCACGCATTACGTGAATTAGAGGCTCAATCAATCGTTGAAGCGTCGTTTAAGCGTGGTTATTTCGTGAAAAACAAAGTGGCCCAACATCAGCAAACAATGACATTGTCACATGATCTAGCCTTAGTGAAAGTAAATTTACCTGTGTTGTTTTATGATGTGATGGCAACGGGTGCGGCTTTCGATATTTTACCAAAAAGTGAACAGATAAGTGCTGATAATGCAATTGTAGCGCTAAACCGCACAATCAATCGTGTAACACGTAATCAACCTAATGACTTCGCAATGTATTACGATCAACCTCTTGGTGAGCCCATGCTAAGACAGCAACTTAGTCTGAGGTATCGGCATCGCGGTGCTTCGATTACGGAAGAGCAGTTTTGTATTACTTCGGGCTGTCAGCATGCCTTATTTTTATCACTATTATGTACAACTAAGCCAGGAGACAATGTAGCTGTTGAAAGCCCAGCATTTTATGGTGTTTTGCAAGCTCTTGAACAATTAAACCTCAATATTATTGAAATTCCATCTTGCTCAGAAACAGGACTCAAGGTTGATGCCTTAGAAGAAGCTTTGATGAAATGGCAAGTTAAAGTGTGTGTCGTTACTCCTAACTTTGCAACCCCTACAGGTGCTTGTATGCCAATAAAGCATCAGTTGAAATTATTAGCGTTAGCTAATGAATACCACTTTACAATCATCGAAGATGACATTTATGGAGATATGTCATTTTCTCATCTACGTAGTCCATTAAAAGCGCTTGATGAAAACAATCATGTTATTTTATGTGGTTCAATGTCAAAAGCGCTTTCAAAAGATTTACGTATTGGGTGGGTAGTTGGTGGTCAGTTTCAATCTCAACTCGTTCGTTTAAAGCTGGCAACGAGCTTGGCAACGAGTCGTGCACAACAACAAGGTTTAGCAATATTCATGTCCGATGGGGGCTATCGCCGACACTTACAAAAATTAATGGTAAACTTAGCTCATCAAAAGCAACAACTGATCAGTGCTATCAATAAACATTTACCTAGTAGCGTACTTTATACAAACCCTGAAGGTGGTAATAGTTTGTGGGTTGCTTTGCCTGAAACTGTGGATAGTCATCAATTATATTTAAAGGCAAAAGCATTTGGTATTACTTTAACGCCAGGGCAACTGTTTTCTGTGTCTGAGCATTATCCACATTATCTGAGAATGAGTTTTAATCATTCAATGACAAGTAAGCGATTAGTAGCATTAAAAACGTTAGGCGCGTTAATCACTGAGGTTGAAAGCCAGAGTTAA
- the ccoG gene encoding cytochrome c oxidase accessory protein CcoG: MSQPKQDQVIFQTTHIDSPIYIKEQKGHYQRVRRLLSSMLLCLFIVIPFFQYQGQQAVLFDLTSQKLHFFSFIFYPHDLLLFVFIFIIAAFLLFVVSKKYGRVWCGFTCPQTIWTLLFVWVEHRIEGNRAQRIALDSTPLTIKKIMLKTTKHFIWLLISALTSLVFMSYFNPVMSLYTDLVTGNLSSTFLNWTFFFLVCTYINAGWIREKMCEHMCPYSRFQSVMFNESTSIVTYNNERGEQRGARKLKHSKPAHLGDCVDCNLCVHVCPVGIDIREGLQYQCISCGLCIDACDQVMARFGYKERLISFAKTVRQTKNTAVIFYTLTIIALAIAFSVWLSYRSPIELTVIKDRNTLYRQLSTGQIENVFQLKFINKSMQPITLTLNTTLENTFSISGGNSITLMSQQSYQKTLVIKSPVDYNTVVKPFNFILKDAKTNNVVLARKSNFHALSHTQ, from the coding sequence ATGTCTCAACCAAAGCAAGATCAAGTAATTTTTCAGACAACACATATCGATAGTCCCATTTATATAAAAGAACAAAAAGGTCATTATCAACGGGTCAGAAGGCTTTTATCTTCAATGTTACTTTGTTTATTTATTGTTATTCCATTTTTTCAATATCAAGGGCAACAGGCTGTCCTCTTTGACTTAACATCACAAAAGTTGCATTTCTTCTCATTCATTTTTTACCCGCATGATCTCTTGCTTTTTGTGTTTATTTTTATCATTGCAGCGTTCTTGTTATTTGTTGTATCTAAAAAATATGGTCGTGTTTGGTGCGGGTTTACGTGTCCTCAAACAATTTGGACCTTATTGTTTGTTTGGGTAGAGCATAGAATTGAAGGCAATCGAGCACAAAGAATTGCGCTAGATAGTACGCCATTAACGATTAAAAAAATAATGTTAAAAACCACTAAGCATTTTATATGGCTTTTAATTTCGGCACTCACTAGTTTAGTTTTTATGTCTTACTTTAATCCTGTAATGTCCTTGTATACTGATCTAGTTACCGGAAACTTATCCAGTACTTTCTTAAACTGGACATTCTTTTTCTTAGTGTGTACTTATATCAACGCTGGCTGGATACGTGAAAAAATGTGCGAACATATGTGCCCATACTCACGCTTTCAATCGGTAATGTTTAACGAAAGTACCAGTATTGTTACTTATAACAATGAGCGTGGCGAACAACGAGGTGCACGAAAATTAAAACATTCAAAGCCCGCACACTTAGGCGATTGTGTTGACTGCAACTTATGTGTGCATGTTTGTCCTGTTGGTATTGATATTCGAGAGGGCCTTCAATATCAGTGCATCAGTTGTGGGCTTTGTATCGACGCCTGTGACCAAGTGATGGCTAGGTTCGGCTATAAAGAGCGACTAATAAGTTTCGCAAAAACGGTTAGGCAGACAAAAAACACTGCAGTTATTTTTTACACTCTTACAATTATAGCGTTAGCGATTGCCTTTTCAGTTTGGTTATCATACCGAAGTCCAATTGAGTTAACCGTTATTAAAGATAGAAATACGTTATATCGTCAACTTTCTACTGGTCAAATTGAAAATGTATTTCAACTAAAGTTTATCAATAAGTCTATGCAACCAATAACGCTTACACTAAACACAACTTTAGAGAATACTTTTTCAATCAGTGGCGGTAATAGTATTACCTTAATGAGTCAACAAAGTTATCAAAAGACTCTCGTGATTAAGTCCCCTGTTGACTACAATACGGTAGTAAAACCTTTTAATTTTATTCTTAAGGATGCTAAAACCAATAACGTTGTGCTAGCGAGAAAATCAAATTTTCATGCGTTATCGCATACTCAATAA
- a CDS encoding DUF4019 domain-containing protein, with protein sequence MMKKLLFILSLCFTVPVLANEPLNAGKAWLNIIDKANYTKSWQEADPTFKDQLTKQKWDEALKSVRTPLGHVNSREVLIHKEYDSLPNMPKGDYVVIQYKTNFSNKKEAVETITLSKSSGQWRALGYFIK encoded by the coding sequence ATGATGAAAAAGTTACTGTTCATATTATCTTTATGCTTTACCGTGCCAGTTTTGGCTAATGAACCATTAAACGCGGGAAAAGCGTGGTTAAATATTATTGATAAAGCAAATTATACGAAAAGCTGGCAAGAGGCAGATCCTACATTTAAAGATCAACTTACCAAACAAAAATGGGATGAGGCACTTAAGAGCGTTCGTACTCCTTTAGGTCATGTGAACTCACGTGAAGTTTTAATTCATAAAGAATATGATTCATTACCCAATATGCCTAAAGGTGATTATGTCGTTATCCAATATAAAACGAATTTTTCCAATAAAAAGGAAGCGGTTGAAACGATAACATTAAGTAAAAGCAGTGGGCAGTGGCGTGCGCTTGGCTACTTCATTAAATAA
- a CDS encoding aspartate/glutamate racemase family protein: MKTIGLLGGMSWESTVGYYKAINEGVRAELCGLHSAKIAMYSVDFAPIEKLQHSGDWQGTADILVDAARKVESAGADFLLICTNTMHKVAPQIEASITIPLLHIADATAEVLVAKGIKKVGLLGTAFTMEQPFYKGRLSEKYGLSVVVPDENDRQIVHNVIYTELCFGECLSASKAEYLRIINSLAEQGAEAVILGCTEIGMLVQQPDTSVTLLDTTSIHAEKAVKAAI, from the coding sequence ATGAAAACAATTGGCCTTTTAGGTGGTATGAGCTGGGAAAGCACAGTTGGCTATTATAAAGCGATTAACGAAGGGGTTAGAGCGGAACTGTGTGGTTTACATTCGGCAAAAATTGCAATGTATAGTGTTGATTTCGCACCGATTGAAAAGCTACAGCACAGTGGTGACTGGCAAGGTACTGCCGACATACTTGTTGATGCCGCAAGAAAAGTTGAATCTGCAGGTGCTGATTTTTTACTAATTTGCACTAATACTATGCATAAAGTGGCGCCACAAATAGAAGCATCAATAACTATTCCATTATTACATATTGCTGATGCAACCGCTGAGGTTCTTGTTGCAAAAGGTATCAAAAAAGTGGGTTTGTTGGGCACAGCCTTCACAATGGAACAACCTTTTTACAAAGGGCGGTTAAGTGAAAAATACGGTTTATCAGTAGTGGTACCCGATGAAAACGACAGACAGATTGTTCATAACGTTATTTATACAGAGCTATGTTTTGGCGAATGCTTGTCAGCGTCTAAGGCGGAATATCTAAGAATTATTAATTCCTTGGCTGAACAAGGCGCAGAGGCTGTAATATTAGGGTGTACTGAAATCGGTATGTTGGTTCAACAACCAGATACGAGTGTTACGCTGTTAGACACCACGTCAATTCACGCCGAAAAAGCGGTGAAAGCCGCGATATAA
- a CDS encoding MBL fold metallo-hydrolase encodes MSFLFSAVCWAGFAADNSFQQLANFTSQQLTDHLFVVKSNNSNTNVGVYIGDAYTVLIDPVVGKSHNKILVNAINKISTKPIKYVLNTHSHRDHTGANTFYIELGATVISNKNGAIYENNTRLTMDKKYSLELGADTIDLYPFISHTEDDILIHFRNSNAIFMGDTYMHNTYPHAYVGGSKGQFSVINKALLLANKSTNIVTAHGRLTAQKSELSNFKQKATLWYNKIAELSAQGVSVDAILNNEELKEISKKFRPFSVGFFNQQVKKTIKAEQAVSK; translated from the coding sequence TTGAGTTTTCTATTTAGTGCGGTATGTTGGGCCGGTTTTGCAGCTGATAATTCGTTTCAGCAATTGGCAAATTTTACGAGCCAACAATTAACGGACCATTTGTTCGTAGTTAAATCTAATAATTCAAACACCAATGTCGGGGTATATATTGGTGATGCGTATACTGTGTTAATTGATCCTGTGGTTGGTAAATCTCATAATAAAATACTAGTGAATGCGATCAATAAAATTTCAACAAAACCCATTAAGTATGTTCTAAATACACATAGTCATAGGGATCATACCGGTGCAAATACGTTCTATATTGAGCTTGGTGCTACGGTAATTTCAAATAAAAACGGTGCCATTTATGAAAATAACACGCGTTTAACGATGGACAAAAAATACTCCCTAGAGTTAGGAGCTGACACAATAGATTTATACCCTTTTATATCACATACCGAAGATGACATTCTTATTCATTTTCGTAACAGTAATGCAATTTTCATGGGCGATACGTATATGCATAATACTTATCCACATGCTTATGTTGGTGGTAGTAAAGGACAGTTTAGCGTTATCAATAAAGCCCTCTTATTAGCAAATAAATCAACTAATATCGTTACCGCACATGGGCGTTTGACAGCACAAAAATCAGAGCTTTCAAACTTTAAACAAAAAGCAACTTTGTGGTATAACAAAATAGCCGAGTTAAGTGCGCAAGGTGTATCGGTTGATGCTATTTTAAATAACGAAGAACTAAAAGAAATTAGTAAAAAGTTTAGGCCATTTTCTGTCGGTTTTTTTAATCAGCAAGTGAAAAAAACAATAAAAGCTGAACAGGCAGTGTCGAAATGA